In the genome of Chryseobacterium arthrosphaerae, one region contains:
- a CDS encoding acyl carrier protein phosphodiesterase: MNYLAHSYLTFTDGQIVGQFLEDFIRNKDRFSFPKDIQDGITLHRAIDTFTDSHPAIHEAKKAFAPLVRLYAGAFVDVAMDYFVANDLSLHSLAEWKAHSLRVYSVLNANGKWLPENFKKMLVKMEQDDWLYNYREDWGIKFSIQNVLNKAKYLDKDIPVFEAFLNNKDLLQQCYNDFFPDLTVHVQGINALLQLEN; the protein is encoded by the coding sequence ATGAATTATCTGGCCCATTCTTACCTCACGTTTACTGACGGACAAATTGTCGGCCAGTTTTTAGAAGATTTTATCAGAAATAAAGACCGTTTTTCTTTTCCTAAAGATATTCAGGATGGAATTACACTGCACAGGGCCATAGACACATTCACAGACTCCCACCCTGCCATTCATGAAGCTAAAAAAGCATTTGCCCCACTGGTAAGGCTTTATGCCGGAGCCTTTGTAGATGTCGCAATGGATTATTTTGTGGCTAATGACCTTTCCTTACACTCTCTTGCAGAATGGAAAGCACATTCTCTCAGAGTTTACAGCGTTTTGAATGCCAACGGGAAATGGCTGCCTGAGAACTTCAAAAAAATGCTGGTAAAAATGGAACAGGATGACTGGCTTTACAATTACCGGGAAGACTGGGGCATCAAATTCAGTATTCAGAATGTACTTAATAAGGCCAAATACCTGGATAAGGATATTCCGGTTTTTGAAGCTTTCCTGAACAACAAAGATCTTCTACAGCAATGTTACAATGATTTTTTTCCTGATCTGACCGTTCATGTCCAGGGCATCAATGCGTTACTTCAGCTGGAAAATTAA
- a CDS encoding HupE/UreJ family protein — MQDFLFYLNLGWEHIISLDALDHQLFVLALIAVYSYSDWKKILILVTAFTIGHSITLALSILDVFRVPSDWVEFLIPLTIVLTSLDNIIMKNQKQTLMRANYYLALIFGLVHGMGFANTARVMIAKSQSIALPLLGFNIGLELGQIVIVSAILIILFVLLNLFKVNKKDWILFVSSGVFALSLKMTLERIPF, encoded by the coding sequence ATGCAGGACTTTCTATTTTATTTAAACCTTGGATGGGAGCATATTATCTCACTGGATGCCTTAGATCATCAGCTGTTTGTACTTGCGCTGATCGCCGTTTATTCTTACAGTGACTGGAAAAAAATTCTGATTCTGGTCACCGCATTTACCATCGGACATTCTATCACACTGGCTTTAAGCATCCTGGATGTCTTCCGTGTTCCTTCTGACTGGGTTGAGTTTTTAATTCCGCTTACGATTGTTCTGACTTCTCTGGATAATATTATTATGAAAAATCAAAAACAAACCCTGATGCGGGCCAATTATTATCTGGCTCTGATCTTTGGGCTTGTTCATGGGATGGGCTTTGCCAATACAGCAAGGGTAATGATTGCCAAGAGCCAAAGTATAGCCCTTCCTCTTCTCGGATTCAATATTGGGCTGGAACTGGGACAGATCGTGATTGTATCTGCCATTTTAATCATCCTCTTTGTTTTGCTGAATCTTTTTAAAGTGAATAAGAAAGACTGGATCCTGTTTGTTTCTTCAGGCGTATTTGCCCTGTCCTTAAAAATGACTTTAGAAAGAATTCCTTTTTAA
- a CDS encoding M1 family metallopeptidase — MKLKVAILSLSVFAYTGFTAQNIQNNPGSNHGNKFEQLGSILPTPNIYRTASGAPGHGYWQNRADYNITAYLDEDKRNLKGSETVTYYNNSPDELEYIWLQLDENEHSSIRNAGYDTSSVLRPSTTDQQLKVTELPVKDNGYGVNLEKVTDASGNALKYTVNKTMMRIDLPKALKKGEKFVFKVDWNYNISNRMKMGGRGGYENFPEDGNDLYTMAQWYPRMCVYSDFQGWQNHQFTGRGEFALVFGDFKVSVNVPADHIVGGTGECKNYDQVLTSDQLSRYRKAENASEPIEIVTLDEAKKAEKNHSKQRKTWVFEAKDVRDFAWTSSRKFVWDGMRVTIPENNNKVMAMSFYPKESYGLYRKFSTKAVAHTIKTYSEFTIPYPYPVAQSVEAASGMEYPMICFNFGRTEKDGTYSEGTKNGMIGVIIHEVGHNFFPMIINSDERQWAWMDEGLNTFTEYLTEEKWDNKFPSKRGPAWTIVDYMKLPKDQLEPIMSNSENIVQYGPNAYSKPATGLNILRETIMGRELFDKAFKTYAKRWAFKHPEPADLFRTMEDASGEDLDWFWRGWFYGTDPVDIAIDKVTVATPDLNTNPKAAEEIKYQVDKPLVNSFEDLSKIRNREDKNITFYVDKDKDSQDFYYRYDRGQEKVSTKEYTAKKEATLPLDAKDKDKFKNMTAYQIDFVNKGGLVMPIILEFTFEDGSKLYDKSAAQIWRLNEQKVSKTYYFDKKLKSIQLDPMRETADIDTINNFWSSAGSGTETSKFQLFKQKQEGGPVRGGANGKVNPMQAAGKS, encoded by the coding sequence ATGAAACTAAAAGTTGCTATACTTTCACTTTCTGTATTTGCTTATACAGGTTTCACCGCACAAAATATTCAGAATAACCCCGGCAGCAATCATGGAAACAAGTTTGAGCAACTGGGTTCTATTCTTCCAACACCCAACATTTACAGGACGGCTTCAGGAGCTCCGGGACACGGATACTGGCAAAACAGGGCCGACTATAACATTACAGCATACCTTGATGAAGACAAAAGGAATCTGAAGGGCTCGGAAACGGTTACCTATTACAACAATTCTCCGGACGAACTGGAGTATATCTGGCTTCAGCTTGATGAAAACGAACATTCCAGCATCAGAAATGCAGGCTATGATACTTCATCTGTACTCCGCCCTTCCACCACTGACCAGCAGCTGAAGGTGACGGAACTTCCTGTAAAAGACAACGGCTATGGCGTAAATCTTGAAAAAGTAACGGACGCCTCAGGAAATGCCCTGAAATATACTGTCAATAAAACCATGATGCGTATTGATCTGCCCAAAGCTTTGAAAAAGGGTGAAAAATTCGTGTTCAAGGTAGACTGGAACTACAATATTTCCAACAGGATGAAGATGGGAGGCCGTGGTGGTTATGAAAACTTCCCGGAAGATGGCAATGACCTGTATACCATGGCACAGTGGTACCCGAGAATGTGTGTTTACAGTGATTTTCAGGGATGGCAGAATCATCAGTTTACAGGAAGAGGAGAGTTTGCGCTTGTCTTCGGAGACTTTAAAGTTTCAGTGAATGTTCCTGCCGATCATATTGTAGGCGGAACGGGAGAATGTAAAAATTACGATCAGGTACTGACTTCTGATCAGCTATCCAGATACAGAAAAGCAGAAAATGCTTCCGAACCTATAGAAATTGTTACTTTGGATGAGGCCAAAAAAGCGGAGAAAAACCATTCAAAACAGAGAAAAACATGGGTTTTTGAAGCCAAAGATGTCAGAGATTTTGCATGGACTTCTTCCAGAAAATTTGTCTGGGACGGAATGCGTGTAACGATTCCTGAAAATAACAATAAGGTTATGGCGATGAGTTTTTATCCCAAAGAGTCTTATGGTCTTTACAGAAAATTTTCCACAAAAGCAGTGGCCCATACCATAAAAACCTATTCGGAATTTACGATTCCTTATCCCTATCCTGTTGCCCAGTCTGTAGAAGCTGCCAGCGGAATGGAATATCCGATGATCTGTTTCAATTTCGGAAGAACGGAAAAAGACGGAACGTATTCTGAAGGAACAAAAAACGGAATGATCGGTGTTATTATCCATGAGGTAGGACACAACTTCTTCCCTATGATCATCAATTCGGATGAAAGACAATGGGCCTGGATGGATGAAGGTCTGAATACATTCACAGAATACCTGACGGAAGAAAAATGGGACAATAAGTTTCCATCAAAAAGAGGACCGGCATGGACGATCGTAGATTACATGAAGCTTCCGAAAGATCAGCTGGAACCTATCATGAGTAACTCTGAAAATATTGTTCAGTATGGTCCGAATGCCTATTCCAAGCCTGCTACAGGTCTTAATATTCTTCGTGAAACCATTATGGGAAGAGAACTTTTTGATAAAGCATTCAAAACCTATGCAAAAAGATGGGCTTTCAAGCATCCTGAACCGGCAGACCTTTTCCGTACCATGGAAGATGCCAGCGGTGAAGACCTTGACTGGTTCTGGAGAGGCTGGTTCTACGGAACAGATCCTGTGGATATTGCCATTGATAAAGTAACGGTAGCAACGCCTGATCTGAACACGAATCCAAAAGCGGCTGAAGAAATAAAATATCAGGTTGACAAGCCTTTGGTGAACAGTTTTGAAGATCTTTCAAAAATCAGAAACAGAGAAGACAAAAACATCACCTTCTATGTTGATAAGGATAAGGATTCTCAGGACTTTTACTACCGATATGACAGAGGTCAGGAGAAAGTAAGTACCAAAGAATACACTGCAAAGAAAGAAGCTACCCTGCCTTTGGATGCCAAGGATAAGGATAAATTTAAAAATATGACCGCCTACCAGATTGATTTTGTGAACAAAGGCGGGCTGGTAATGCCCATCATTCTTGAGTTTACGTTTGAAGACGGTTCAAAATTATATGATAAATCTGCAGCGCAAATCTGGAGACTGAACGAACAGAAGGTTTCAAAGACCTATTATTTTGACAAGAAACTGAAGTCTATTCAGCTGGACCCAATGAGAGAAACTGCAGACATTGATACCATCAATAATTTCTGGAGCAGCGCAGGATCCGGTACGGAAACTTCAAAATTCCAGCTTTTCAAACAGAAACAGGAAGGCGGACCTGTAAGAGGAGGAGCCAACGGAAAGGTAAATCCGATGCAGGCAGCAGGAAAAAGCTAA
- a CDS encoding class I SAM-dependent DNA methyltransferase, producing MMKTNILDYYSNLAGSYDENRFGNTYGKYIDQQERAFLTDFFQGKTYSKILDLGCGTGRLLNFATHGTDFSEKMLDVARQKHPGKILAAGEISAIPFHGEFDCIFCFHVIMHQDQEETKAFLNECHHKLGKNGTLIFDYPVKTRKKSVSPQEDWHAGNSFSASDILQLSKDSWKMKNTTGILLFPIHRLPKTVRRFFLPLDIILCRTFLKNWASYHITVLEKL from the coding sequence ATGATGAAAACAAACATCCTTGATTACTACAGCAATCTTGCAGGATCCTATGATGAAAACCGGTTCGGCAATACCTACGGAAAATATATTGACCAACAGGAAAGGGCTTTTTTAACTGACTTTTTTCAGGGTAAAACATATTCAAAAATACTGGATCTGGGTTGCGGAACGGGCCGGCTGTTGAATTTTGCCACACACGGAACTGATTTCAGTGAAAAAATGCTGGATGTGGCCCGGCAAAAACATCCCGGAAAAATTCTCGCTGCGGGAGAAATTTCAGCAATTCCTTTTCACGGGGAGTTTGACTGTATTTTCTGCTTTCATGTGATCATGCATCAGGACCAGGAGGAAACCAAAGCCTTTCTCAATGAATGCCATCATAAGCTGGGTAAAAATGGAACCTTAATTTTTGATTATCCTGTAAAAACCAGAAAAAAATCAGTTTCGCCACAGGAAGACTGGCATGCCGGAAACAGCTTTTCAGCCTCAGATATTCTGCAGCTTTCAAAAGACAGCTGGAAAATGAAAAACACAACAGGAATTCTTCTTTTTCCTATTCACAGATTACCCAAAACAGTAAGAAGGTTCTTTCTGCCACTGGATATTATCCTGTGTCGGACTTTCCTGAAGAACTGGGCTTCTTACCATATTACCGTTTTAGAAAAGCTATGA
- a CDS encoding VanW family protein: protein MRQRLKNWIPGSWKLHLKLLQRYIHEQKNNYTYPQNYIAEPIGIHTVTLQQTIKTGAFHQNKVHNLKVVGNKINNLVIHPGEVFSFWKMIGKPSEKNNFREGRNLIKNNISSDFGGGICQFSSLLYYLALQSGLRILERYPHSMDIYKEEERFTPLGSDCTVVYGYKDLQIQNSFSFPVQLKCLVNDHELHLSLISPDKVALHEIEFKYSEAEKGVWVETVSNNNTLCKNFYIRL from the coding sequence ATGAGACAGCGATTGAAAAACTGGATCCCCGGCTCGTGGAAACTCCACCTGAAGCTTCTGCAGCGGTATATTCATGAACAGAAAAATAATTATACCTATCCTCAAAATTATATTGCCGAACCTATCGGAATTCATACGGTCACGCTTCAGCAGACCATTAAAACGGGAGCTTTTCACCAGAATAAGGTTCATAATTTAAAAGTAGTCGGAAATAAGATCAACAATCTTGTCATTCATCCCGGTGAGGTATTTTCTTTCTGGAAAATGATTGGAAAACCCAGTGAAAAGAACAACTTCAGGGAAGGAAGAAATTTGATTAAAAATAATATTTCCAGTGATTTTGGTGGTGGAATCTGCCAGTTTTCTTCCCTATTATATTACCTGGCATTGCAGTCAGGCTTGAGAATTCTGGAAAGATATCCTCATTCAATGGATATTTATAAAGAAGAGGAACGTTTTACGCCATTGGGATCAGACTGTACGGTAGTGTATGGTTATAAAGATCTGCAGATTCAGAACTCATTTTCTTTTCCGGTTCAGCTGAAATGCCTGGTGAATGATCATGAACTGCACCTCAGCCTTATTTCTCCGGATAAGGTAGCTTTACATGAGATTGAATTTAAATATTCTGAAGCAGAAAAGGGTGTTTGGGTAGAAACGGTAAGCAATAACAATACTTTGTGTAAAAATTTTTATATTCGTTTATGA
- a CDS encoding DUF3108 domain-containing protein, producing the protein MRTILFLLLLSSVHIFSQKLLTPENSGIDPGLIKDETSEAIWYAENAGSKIEMGSITTELKKLNKTDLLIKTTVKLKQAPDSQWTDSTLVKTANFLPAYHSSYNMMRDMVLKSGKDKVTGYYLDKKSGKKDMVDLPASHYFDSSSYNTLIRFLPLKENYTAEISIFDYNPNAAQKGMMKAYILETTKSEHKGKPVWVVKTTDDISDKSSYTTYYIDPKTRKIVKQDMDMAGRKMSLEPIL; encoded by the coding sequence ATGAGAACAATTCTTTTCCTTTTACTACTAAGTAGTGTTCATATTTTTTCTCAAAAACTACTTACTCCGGAAAACTCCGGTATTGACCCCGGGTTAATAAAAGATGAAACTTCTGAAGCAATCTGGTATGCTGAAAACGCAGGCTCCAAAATAGAAATGGGAAGCATTACCACCGAGCTCAAAAAATTAAACAAAACAGATCTGCTCATCAAAACTACTGTAAAATTAAAGCAGGCACCGGATTCCCAATGGACAGATTCTACGCTGGTAAAAACAGCTAATTTTCTACCCGCTTATCATTCTTCTTACAACATGATGCGGGATATGGTCCTGAAATCCGGTAAAGACAAGGTGACCGGATATTATCTGGATAAAAAATCCGGCAAGAAAGATATGGTAGATCTTCCGGCAAGTCATTATTTTGACAGCAGCAGCTACAATACGCTGATAAGATTCCTGCCTTTAAAAGAAAATTATACGGCGGAAATCTCTATTTTCGATTATAATCCCAATGCAGCCCAAAAAGGTATGATGAAAGCATACATCCTGGAAACAACAAAATCCGAACATAAAGGAAAACCGGTATGGGTGGTAAAGACAACTGATGATATCTCAGATAAATCCTCTTATACCACTTATTACATCGATCCAAAAACCAGGAAAATTGTAAAACAGGATATGGATATGGCAGGGAGAAAAATGTCACTGGAACCTATTCTCTAA
- a CDS encoding DUF6702 family protein, with protein sequence MSGRLFLGFLLSVVVIFQSFASTEAVHPYHVGSVEINYNAKSTTFEVTGRFFLDDLENGLGKKYGAAFHFNDPKYKTKLNDALQKYCQEYLKLKADNKFLKINYVGYEEDHESVNVFLESEPVAKPKKVEAAVSFLYNLFDDQINIVHIIVNGERKSEKMVYPNRYLYKQF encoded by the coding sequence ATGTCCGGCAGACTTTTTTTGGGATTTCTTTTATCCGTGGTGGTAATATTTCAGAGCTTTGCAAGTACTGAGGCTGTTCATCCTTATCATGTAGGTTCTGTAGAAATCAATTATAATGCAAAATCCACCACTTTTGAAGTGACGGGGAGGTTTTTCCTGGACGATCTGGAAAATGGTTTAGGCAAAAAATATGGTGCTGCATTTCATTTTAATGATCCGAAATATAAAACGAAACTCAATGATGCTTTACAAAAATACTGTCAGGAATATCTGAAACTGAAGGCAGATAATAAGTTTTTAAAAATCAATTATGTCGGCTATGAAGAAGATCACGAATCCGTCAATGTTTTTCTTGAATCAGAACCTGTAGCAAAACCTAAAAAAGTGGAAGCCGCAGTAAGTTTCCTGTATAACCTTTTTGATGATCAGATCAATATTGTCCATATCATTGTGAACGGAGAAAGAAAAAGCGAAAAGATGGTGTACCCGAACCGTTATCTTTACAAGCAGTTTTAA
- a CDS encoding S8/S53 family peptidase, with amino-acid sequence MDIKKLFFTKVNISHGGAKLLRNAAAAFLGLYSYGFNAQVQKLDSRFDLLLKNKENIARGRVVKDLERADMKLDQHLVVTSKGAQTMYSCIIYTKEPEKLKSAGFLVQSQLPTFSTALVTIEDIEKLTQLPYVTSVMGPAFDELHNDVSRAQSGASLLQDGVFNNTAYNGTGVLVGIYDSGIDWKHPDFRKADDQTKSRIVSIWDQTLTAQGAETTPAGFSTGVEYTRAQIEDELDGTPTGFVRETDTNGHGTHVSGTAAGNGAGFADKRHKGFSSDADIVFVKGGNGSFPTTNTINALTYFKNVATALNKPIVVNMSIGGQGTAHDGTASHEVAVNNFTTSGPGRVVVISAGNDYGANLHRKVDIESGASQTYNFTVASNTSAATVFSFLMYANDDSPVTAKLTTPDGQQYTQNISTNTAHSILGGGFTATMYNYWSTDNNKRYVQLVISRTSGTSVDCQGNYALEITNNGAQAITAHGWLYSQGVATTLQNGDNEHVVGSPGNASNAITVASYMGRASWYSGTSGRYTLTPQESISSFSAQGPRVDGFQKPDIAGSGQNVISSRSGNSAPGATDIIAGTNYYVKNQGTSMSSPGVAGAVGLLLQANPALTAAQVKSRLTSNARKDGATGAVPNTRWGYGKLDIYKAVTDELGCVKSDFEIVTYDEPYIIANTESNYYFDNMALAVRYNPTLTGKLGGFSFLTGTTIPSDIPVDIQIRKVNANGDPGDIIATKTVTSWLNDTQKFTWNYVNLSDLNVQMVTGKEFYIVVNGLSGKIAMKAENTAVNNRSKTSTDGTNWTSRTFDLKMRATIYENIAEVKNLATSNQTKANTVAAGYNYFTNACQLISRVEKETASTVSGSVTSKVWVDNAQPGYVARRFEINPAANAAAATGKVTLYFKQSDFDDYNLTSSIKLPSSPSDIAAKANLVIEKYEGTSNTGTVASFGTSATVITPDINDIVWNDTYKYWEVSFQTSGFGGYFVKTSSTLGTADIKLNSEVNITPNPAKDFVNVTLGKHSKASVTIYDASGKLVKTVNINTNSGRIDVSELVKGTYMFTITLNDNQKITKKIIKQ; translated from the coding sequence ATGGATATTAAAAAATTATTTTTTACAAAAGTAAACATTTCACACGGAGGAGCGAAGCTTCTCAGAAATGCAGCCGCTGCCTTTTTGGGATTATATTCCTATGGTTTTAATGCGCAGGTACAGAAACTGGATTCCCGTTTCGATCTGTTATTGAAAAATAAGGAAAATATAGCCAGAGGAAGGGTGGTAAAAGACCTGGAACGTGCTGATATGAAGCTGGATCAGCATCTTGTGGTAACTTCAAAAGGAGCACAAACGATGTACTCATGTATTATCTATACCAAAGAACCCGAAAAACTGAAATCTGCAGGATTCCTGGTTCAGAGCCAGCTGCCCACTTTTTCTACCGCTTTGGTAACTATTGAGGATATTGAAAAACTGACGCAGCTTCCTTATGTAACTTCTGTAATGGGACCGGCGTTTGATGAGCTTCATAATGATGTGAGCAGAGCGCAATCGGGAGCAAGCCTTTTACAGGATGGGGTTTTCAACAATACCGCTTATAACGGAACAGGAGTGTTGGTAGGCATTTATGATTCCGGGATAGACTGGAAACATCCTGATTTCAGAAAAGCTGATGATCAGACCAAAAGCAGAATTGTTTCTATCTGGGACCAGACCTTAACAGCTCAGGGAGCGGAGACAACTCCTGCAGGATTTTCAACAGGGGTAGAATATACCAGAGCTCAGATAGAAGATGAATTGGATGGTACTCCTACAGGCTTTGTCAGAGAAACTGATACAAACGGACATGGAACTCACGTATCCGGAACTGCTGCCGGAAACGGGGCCGGTTTTGCAGATAAAAGACATAAAGGATTCTCCTCTGACGCCGATATTGTTTTTGTAAAAGGAGGAAACGGATCTTTCCCGACGACCAATACCATTAATGCTTTAACATATTTCAAGAATGTAGCTACAGCTCTGAATAAACCAATTGTTGTCAACATGAGTATTGGGGGGCAAGGTACAGCCCATGACGGAACAGCATCTCATGAAGTTGCCGTGAATAATTTTACAACATCCGGACCGGGAAGAGTGGTGGTAATATCTGCGGGGAATGATTATGGGGCTAATCTTCACAGGAAGGTTGATATAGAGTCCGGTGCTTCGCAGACTTATAATTTTACAGTGGCAAGCAATACTTCTGCGGCTACAGTATTTTCCTTTCTGATGTATGCCAATGATGACTCTCCCGTTACTGCAAAACTGACAACACCTGACGGGCAACAGTATACCCAGAATATAAGCACTAATACTGCACACAGCATACTTGGAGGTGGCTTTACGGCTACCATGTATAATTATTGGAGTACAGATAATAATAAACGATATGTTCAGTTGGTAATAAGCAGAACATCCGGCACTTCAGTTGACTGTCAGGGGAATTATGCCCTGGAAATTACCAATAACGGAGCACAGGCGATAACTGCTCACGGTTGGCTTTACAGCCAGGGAGTAGCGACTACACTTCAAAACGGAGATAATGAACATGTTGTGGGAAGCCCCGGAAATGCGTCTAATGCCATTACTGTAGCTTCCTATATGGGAAGAGCAAGTTGGTATTCCGGAACAAGTGGGCGTTATACTCTTACCCCACAGGAATCTATATCTTCATTTAGTGCACAGGGGCCAAGAGTAGATGGTTTTCAAAAGCCTGATATAGCGGGTTCAGGACAGAATGTAATTTCATCGAGATCCGGTAATTCTGCTCCCGGAGCCACAGATATTATTGCGGGGACTAATTATTATGTGAAAAATCAGGGAACCAGCATGTCTTCACCAGGAGTAGCCGGAGCTGTAGGATTATTGCTTCAGGCAAATCCTGCATTAACGGCTGCACAGGTCAAGTCACGCCTTACTTCCAACGCAAGGAAAGATGGAGCAACCGGAGCTGTACCGAATACGAGATGGGGCTATGGTAAATTGGATATTTATAAAGCAGTTACTGACGAGTTGGGATGTGTAAAATCTGATTTTGAGATTGTAACTTATGACGAGCCTTATATCATTGCCAATACAGAATCTAATTATTATTTTGATAATATGGCGCTTGCCGTTCGGTATAATCCGACGTTAACAGGAAAACTTGGAGGCTTCTCATTTTTAACAGGAACTACCATTCCTTCAGATATCCCTGTAGATATTCAAATCAGAAAAGTGAATGCTAACGGAGATCCGGGAGATATTATAGCAACTAAAACCGTTACTTCGTGGCTTAATGATACCCAAAAATTTACCTGGAACTATGTTAACCTTTCCGATTTGAATGTACAGATGGTCACCGGAAAAGAATTTTATATCGTGGTTAATGGTTTGAGCGGAAAAATAGCGATGAAAGCAGAAAATACCGCCGTTAATAACAGATCCAAAACATCTACAGACGGTACGAACTGGACTTCCAGAACATTCGATCTTAAAATGAGGGCTACCATTTATGAAAATATTGCTGAGGTGAAAAACCTGGCTACTTCCAATCAGACCAAAGCCAATACAGTAGCTGCCGGATATAATTATTTTACCAATGCATGCCAGCTGATTTCAAGAGTGGAAAAAGAAACAGCCAGTACAGTATCCGGAAGCGTGACGTCCAAAGTATGGGTAGATAATGCCCAGCCTGGGTATGTTGCCAGAAGATTTGAGATCAATCCGGCAGCCAATGCAGCTGCGGCAACCGGAAAAGTGACTTTATACTTTAAACAGAGTGATTTCGATGACTATAACCTGACAAGCAGCATAAAACTGCCTTCTTCACCTTCTGATATTGCTGCTAAAGCAAATCTTGTGATCGAAAAATATGAAGGAACCAGCAATACCGGAACAGTAGCATCTTTTGGAACTTCAGCCACTGTCATTACTCCTGATATCAATGATATTGTATGGAACGACACCTACAAATACTGGGAAGTAAGCTTCCAGACTTCTGGTTTCGGAGGTTATTTTGTGAAAACAAGTTCAACATTGGGGACTGCTGATATTAAACTGAATTCTGAAGTAAATATTACGCCAAATCCTGCTAAAGATTTCGTCAATGTTACATTAGGCAAACACAGTAAAGCTTCTGTAACGATTTATGATGCTTCAGGAAAACTGGTGAAAACAGTAAATATCAACACCAACTCTGGTAGAATTGACGTTTCAGAATTGGTAAAAGGAACCTATATGTTTACCATTACCCTGAACGATAACCAAAAGATTACCAAGAAAATAATCAAGCAGTAA
- a CDS encoding LytR/AlgR family response regulator transcription factor codes for MANLTIVNVDDEYPALQLVKHYCDQLEEVELLASFQNPEEALEFLKANKVDLAVFDINMPGMNGVELLQQLPDPPLCIFLTLETKYAVKAFELDVVHYLIKPVDFDTFKKAVNKARDFVQFKNSAGSKQQEDFIMFKSNYVMNKVFLKDILWIQGFGEYIVLMTPLKKYMILERMSNFEEKFQHFGFIRIHKSYIVLSEHINSYNSSHVFLKNGDELPLGRTYKKNLKEHLH; via the coding sequence ATGGCTAACCTGACTATCGTTAATGTAGATGATGAATATCCTGCATTACAGCTTGTAAAACACTATTGCGATCAGCTTGAAGAGGTTGAACTGCTGGCGTCATTTCAGAATCCTGAAGAAGCACTGGAGTTTCTGAAAGCCAATAAAGTAGATCTGGCTGTTTTCGATATCAATATGCCAGGCATGAACGGAGTAGAGCTTCTGCAGCAGCTTCCTGACCCGCCGTTGTGTATTTTCCTTACGCTGGAAACAAAATATGCAGTGAAAGCATTTGAACTGGATGTGGTTCATTATCTCATCAAGCCTGTAGATTTTGATACCTTTAAAAAAGCGGTCAATAAAGCTAGGGATTTTGTTCAGTTTAAAAATTCTGCAGGCAGTAAACAGCAGGAAGACTTTATTATGTTCAAATCCAATTATGTGATGAATAAGGTTTTTCTGAAAGATATTCTCTGGATACAGGGATTCGGCGAATATATTGTACTGATGACCCCATTAAAGAAATATATGATTCTGGAAAGGATGTCAAACTTTGAAGAGAAATTTCAGCATTTCGGGTTTATCAGAATCCATAAGTCTTATATTGTATTATCAGAACATATTAATTCTTATAATTCCAGCCATGTTTTCCTTAAAAACGGGGATGAACTGCCATTGGGAAGAACCTATAAAAAGAATTTAAAAGAACATTTACACTAA